The following proteins are co-located in the Bordetella bronchialis genome:
- a CDS encoding sulfatase, with protein sequence MSKQPNIILIMTDQQRFDTIGALGAPWMKTPVLDRMAREGTAFTNCYVTSPVCVGSRASLFQGMYPHATGVFTNFHPWEPTWVNALADAGYHCVNIGKMHINPYDAKGGFHQRFFVENKDRPLFLDEHTRALYDEWDKALHARKLQKPSRYTRHRNDPAGYRNAMGAFAWDMDDDMHSDMFIGDHATWWLKERQSQNPLFLQIGFPGPHPPYDPLPRYLDMYRDVDIPVPEPTAAELAAQPAMHATLRGNMIRSNYDSVAWKEHASREELLRIRRHYAANVSMIDDKVGQIMETLEEKGYLDNALVIFTSDHGDALGDHGHIQKWTMYDCSVRVPLIFWSKSLVQAMQTDALVQLMDIAPTILESAGVAVPRSFEARSLWPILHGEARGIRTAVYSELARDHIQTGAEYMVMCRDAQWKIVYYLGETAGELYDMKQDPGELNNLWSAPEHQAMKEQMIRDLLEWSVRGAIGSRQHPALKPQQPMPI encoded by the coding sequence ATGAGCAAGCAACCCAACATCATCCTGATCATGACGGACCAGCAGCGCTTCGACACCATCGGCGCGTTGGGCGCGCCATGGATGAAGACGCCCGTGCTGGACAGGATGGCCCGCGAGGGGACCGCATTCACGAACTGCTATGTGACCTCGCCGGTCTGCGTGGGCTCGCGTGCCAGCCTTTTCCAGGGCATGTATCCGCATGCCACGGGCGTCTTCACCAACTTCCATCCCTGGGAGCCCACGTGGGTGAACGCGCTGGCCGATGCAGGCTACCACTGCGTGAACATCGGCAAGATGCATATCAATCCCTACGACGCGAAAGGCGGCTTCCACCAGCGCTTTTTCGTCGAGAACAAGGACCGCCCGCTGTTCCTGGACGAACATACGCGCGCGCTGTATGACGAATGGGACAAGGCCCTGCATGCGCGCAAGCTGCAAAAGCCCAGCCGATATACCCGCCACCGGAACGATCCGGCGGGTTACAGGAACGCGATGGGCGCCTTCGCCTGGGACATGGACGATGACATGCATTCGGACATGTTCATCGGCGACCACGCCACATGGTGGCTGAAGGAGCGGCAGTCGCAGAATCCGCTATTCCTGCAGATCGGCTTTCCCGGCCCGCATCCGCCCTACGATCCCCTGCCGCGCTATCTCGATATGTACCGCGATGTCGACATCCCCGTTCCTGAACCCACGGCCGCGGAACTCGCTGCGCAGCCGGCCATGCATGCCACCTTGCGCGGCAACATGATACGCAGCAACTATGACTCGGTCGCCTGGAAAGAGCACGCGTCCCGGGAAGAACTGCTGCGCATCCGCCGCCATTACGCGGCGAACGTCAGCATGATCGACGACAAGGTGGGCCAGATCATGGAGACGCTGGAAGAAAAAGGCTACCTCGACAATGCACTGGTGATTTTCACCTCCGACCATGGCGACGCGCTGGGCGACCACGGCCATATCCAGAAATGGACGATGTACGACTGCTCGGTACGGGTGCCCTTGATCTTCTGGTCCAAGTCCCTGGTGCAGGCGATGCAGACCGACGCGCTGGTGCAGCTGATGGATATCGCTCCCACCATCCTGGAGTCCGCCGGCGTTGCGGTGCCACGGTCCTTCGAGGCCAGATCCCTGTGGCCCATCCTGCACGGCGAGGCCCGCGGCATCCGTACGGCGGTGTACTCGGAACTGGCGCGCGACCACATCCAGACCGGGGCGGAATACATGGTGATGTGCCGCGACGCGCAATGGAAGATCGTCTACTACCTGGGCGAGACCGCTGGAGAGCTCTACGACATGAAGCAGGACCCCGGCGAACTGAACAACCTGTGGTCGGCGCCCGAACACCAGGCCATGAAAGAACAGATGATCAGGGACCTGTTGGAATGGTCGGTACGCGGCGCGATCGGCAGCCGCCAGCACCCCGCCCTGAAGCCGCAGCAGCCCATGCCGATCTGA
- a CDS encoding aldehyde dehydrogenase family protein, translated as MKYDYGNLIDGVWQDTGQIFDTHNPARPAETVGRYAMADKAMVDRAVAAASRAAREWRRVTVAQRCDILGRYIDAIEAARGVLAAAITAEQGKTLKESLGEVAKACGESRYMMQHAMAETGSRHAASLRPGVRNLVVRRPRGVIVAITPWNFPVMTPMRKIAPALAFGNAIIVKASEFTPAAACLLGAIAADILPNGLVQILHGGPEIGNALVSHPGVQGVTFTGSVGTGKRIVAATASNLAEVSLELGGKNAAVIHDTDDLDACLDQVAQAAMMCSGQRCTAVSRVLVRRDLHAQVAAGLARRMAAMRLGDGSDPSTELGPMTHRAQLEHVRLSVDQARRDGAVVVTGGEPVRVPGCVDGYFYAPTLLDRVAPDSAAAREEIFGPVVSLISYETLDDALHLLNDVAYGLTAALFSNDARAIARFVDECETGMLHVNHGTVPDSHMPFGGIKASGVGAYSVGPGAAAFYTTEHSVYLGA; from the coding sequence ATGAAATACGACTATGGCAACCTGATCGATGGCGTGTGGCAGGACACCGGCCAGATCTTCGACACCCATAATCCCGCGCGGCCCGCGGAGACGGTCGGCCGCTACGCCATGGCCGACAAGGCCATGGTGGACCGCGCCGTCGCGGCGGCAAGCCGCGCCGCGCGCGAGTGGCGCCGCGTGACGGTGGCGCAGCGCTGCGACATACTGGGCCGCTATATCGACGCCATCGAAGCCGCGCGCGGGGTACTAGCCGCCGCCATCACGGCCGAGCAGGGCAAGACGCTGAAGGAAAGCCTGGGCGAAGTGGCCAAGGCCTGCGGCGAAAGCCGCTACATGATGCAGCATGCCATGGCGGAGACAGGCAGCCGTCACGCCGCATCGCTGCGCCCGGGCGTGCGCAACCTCGTGGTACGGCGGCCACGCGGCGTCATTGTCGCCATCACGCCGTGGAATTTCCCCGTCATGACGCCCATGCGCAAGATCGCGCCGGCCCTGGCTTTCGGCAATGCCATCATCGTGAAGGCATCGGAATTCACGCCCGCGGCCGCGTGCCTGCTGGGGGCCATCGCCGCCGACATCCTGCCCAATGGGCTGGTGCAGATCCTCCACGGCGGCCCGGAGATAGGCAACGCCCTGGTGAGCCATCCCGGCGTACAGGGCGTGACCTTCACCGGTTCGGTGGGCACGGGCAAACGCATCGTGGCGGCGACCGCCAGCAATCTTGCCGAGGTCTCGCTCGAACTGGGCGGCAAGAACGCGGCCGTCATCCATGATACGGACGACCTGGACGCCTGCCTGGACCAGGTGGCGCAGGCCGCCATGATGTGCTCGGGCCAGCGTTGCACCGCCGTCAGCCGCGTACTGGTCCGCCGTGACCTGCATGCCCAGGTGGCGGCGGGACTGGCGCGGCGCATGGCGGCGATGCGCCTGGGCGACGGCAGCGACCCGTCGACCGAACTCGGCCCCATGACTCACCGGGCGCAGCTGGAGCATGTCCGCCTGTCGGTGGACCAGGCGCGCCGCGATGGCGCCGTGGTGGTCACGGGCGGCGAGCCGGTCCGGGTACCCGGCTGCGTGGACGGCTATTTCTATGCCCCGACGCTGCTGGACCGGGTTGCGCCCGACTCGGCGGCGGCGCGCGAGGAAATCTTCGGCCCCGTGGTCAGCCTGATTTCCTACGAGACGCTGGACGACGCGCTGCACCTGCTCAACGATGTGGCCTACGGCCTGACCGCCGCCTTGTTCTCCAACGACGCCCGAGCCATCGCCCGCTTCGTGGACGAGTGCGAAACCGGCATGCTGCATGTCAACCACGGCACCGTGCCGGACAGCCACATGCCGTTCGGCGGCATCAAGGCGTCCGGCGTCGGCGCGTACTCGGTGGGGCCGGGCGCGGCTGCCTTCTACACGACCGAGCATTCTGTCTACCTGGGAGCATGA
- a CDS encoding GMC family oxidoreductase: MQHSPRGSRGYDYIIVGAGSAGCVLANRLSADPAARVLLLEAGGPDRNFWLRLPVGYFKTIYDERFSRVFRAEGGAALKGREIAWPRGRVLGGSSSINGLIYTRGQKEDFDDWAQAGAHGWDYRSVLPYFKRSEAYRGPASPYHGVHGELGVSPLRNDHPYCQAWLDAAQALGLPSNPDFNGETDYGVGNYQLTLKGRWRASAAAAFLRPALARDNLTVITRAQVTRVLFEGQRAVGVEWVCDGMTDNATTDREVILSAGAIQSPQVLQLSGVGPAALLRRLGIPVVADAAEVGANLQDHYQARTIVRLKTRKSLNNDVRNPLRLASMGLEWLLFGQGPLTVGAGQAGGFARTRHAVGGRSDVQFAIMPLSVDKPGEPLHRYAGFTASACQCRPASRGRVDIVSTDPYAAPRIQANYLVEEIDRKTLADGLRMLLEIYAQPPFRDLVEAPVLPAPSRASNGDLLRFACEHGSTIFHPSGTCRMGSDDRAVVNPLLQVKGVSGLRVIDASVMPAVTSANINAPTIMIAEKGASLILDGPIQGAPRTARAAEMQTLSGTPT; encoded by the coding sequence ATGCAACACAGCCCCCGAGGGAGTCGTGGCTACGACTACATCATTGTCGGCGCGGGTTCGGCCGGATGCGTGCTGGCCAACCGCCTCAGCGCCGACCCCGCCGCGCGGGTACTGTTGCTGGAGGCCGGCGGCCCCGACCGCAATTTCTGGCTGCGTCTGCCGGTGGGTTATTTCAAGACCATCTACGACGAACGGTTTTCACGCGTCTTCCGGGCCGAGGGCGGCGCCGCGCTCAAGGGACGCGAGATCGCCTGGCCCCGCGGCCGCGTCCTGGGCGGCTCGAGCTCCATCAACGGCCTGATCTACACGCGCGGCCAGAAGGAAGACTTCGACGACTGGGCCCAGGCCGGCGCCCATGGCTGGGACTATCGGTCGGTACTGCCCTACTTCAAGCGGTCCGAGGCCTATCGCGGCCCCGCCTCGCCGTATCACGGCGTGCATGGCGAGCTGGGCGTGTCGCCGCTGCGCAACGACCATCCTTATTGCCAGGCATGGCTGGACGCCGCGCAGGCCTTGGGACTGCCGAGCAATCCGGACTTCAATGGGGAAACCGATTACGGCGTGGGCAATTACCAGCTGACGCTGAAGGGCCGCTGGCGTGCGAGCGCGGCGGCCGCCTTCCTGCGGCCGGCGCTGGCGCGCGACAACCTGACGGTGATCACGCGCGCCCAGGTCACCCGCGTGCTGTTCGAGGGCCAACGCGCCGTGGGGGTGGAATGGGTATGCGACGGCATGACCGACAATGCCACGACGGACCGCGAGGTCATCCTCTCCGCCGGCGCCATCCAGTCGCCGCAGGTCCTGCAATTGTCCGGCGTGGGGCCCGCCGCGCTGTTGCGCAGGCTCGGCATACCCGTCGTGGCCGACGCCGCGGAAGTCGGCGCCAACCTGCAGGATCATTACCAGGCGCGCACCATCGTCCGGCTCAAGACTCGCAAATCCCTGAACAATGACGTACGCAACCCATTGCGGCTGGCCTCCATGGGGCTGGAGTGGCTGCTGTTCGGACAGGGTCCGCTGACCGTAGGCGCCGGCCAGGCGGGCGGATTCGCGCGCACCCGCCACGCGGTAGGCGGGCGCAGCGACGTCCAGTTCGCGATCATGCCCCTGTCGGTCGACAAGCCCGGCGAGCCCCTGCACCGCTACGCCGGTTTCACGGCCAGCGCCTGCCAGTGCCGCCCGGCATCGCGCGGCCGCGTGGATATCGTCTCCACCGATCCTTACGCCGCGCCGCGCATCCAGGCGAATTACCTGGTCGAGGAAATCGACCGCAAGACACTGGCCGACGGCCTGCGGATGCTGCTCGAGATCTATGCGCAGCCGCCCTTCCGCGACCTGGTGGAGGCGCCGGTACTGCCCGCGCCATCGCGCGCGTCGAACGGCGACCTGCTGCGATTCGCCTGCGAGCACGGCAGCACCATCTTCCATCCCAGCGGAACCTGCCGCATGGGCAGCGACGACCGGGCGGTGGTGAACCCCTTGCTGCAGGTCAAGGGCGTCTCTGGCCTGCGTGTCATCGATGCATCGGTCATGCCTGCCGTGACGTCCGCCAACATCAATGCGCCCACCATCATGATCGCCGAGAAAGGCGCGAGCCTGATCCTGGACGGGCCCATCCAGGGCGCCCCCCGGACGGCCCGCGCAGCCGAGATGCAAACCTTATCCGGAACCCCCACATGA
- a CDS encoding GntR family transcriptional regulator, whose amino-acid sequence MSNLTQDSPIPLYLQLADILRDRIGKREWLPGTCIPTLETLAAEFQVARITVRQAVQLLTKEGLLAPRRGLGTVVTRAAESPNTVVMQTSLRSLAAMYESTSAEMLTFDESHGKPPAAADAGTLGDSYVFMRRQHFTEGQPYAVISLYLLQDIFQRAPEKFRSRAVIPTLMEMKSVRIERARQTMSIGSADAEAARLLRVRAGSPVVNVTRVFVDKKGLILYYADVTYRGDWVRWEIELQP is encoded by the coding sequence ATGTCAAACCTCACCCAAGACAGCCCCATCCCGCTTTATCTGCAGCTGGCGGACATATTGCGCGACCGCATAGGCAAACGGGAATGGCTTCCCGGTACCTGTATCCCCACACTGGAAACGCTGGCCGCGGAATTCCAGGTGGCGCGCATCACCGTGCGGCAGGCCGTTCAACTGCTGACCAAGGAGGGCCTGCTGGCCCCCAGGCGGGGGCTGGGCACCGTCGTGACGCGCGCCGCCGAAAGTCCGAACACCGTCGTGATGCAGACTTCGCTGCGGTCTCTGGCCGCGATGTATGAATCGACCAGCGCCGAAATGCTCACCTTCGACGAATCCCATGGCAAGCCGCCCGCCGCGGCGGACGCGGGTACGCTGGGCGACAGCTACGTGTTCATGCGCCGCCAGCATTTCACCGAAGGGCAACCCTACGCCGTCATCTCCCTATACCTGCTGCAGGACATCTTCCAGCGCGCGCCGGAGAAATTCCGGTCGCGGGCGGTCATCCCCACCTTGATGGAAATGAAGTCCGTGCGGATAGAGCGGGCCCGCCAGACCATGTCCATCGGCTCGGCGGACGCTGAGGCGGCGCGGCTGCTGCGCGTGCGCGCGGGCAGCCCCGTCGTCAACGTCACGCGCGTATTCGTGGACAAGAAGGGCTTGATCCTTTACTACGCCGACGTCACTTATCGGGGCGACTGGGTGCGGTGGGAGATTGAATTGCAGCCTTGA
- a CDS encoding autotransporter domain-containing protein has product MYAKKKWLKATIALSASYCGAGMAADLTVSPGDTRVFDGSASFPGGIDVNGGTLVIGGNGGGAGVAIDGNVAATSNAIVGGFGSINGDLSVTGNARVAPGYPVGTPTGVSNGNLVVNGNLSMNNAAFDFETGYAGLPITQPGTGDNITVRGDAALNNTTLNVSVNTLGVTAGYYRILTYGGTLSGNGLSLGSVSGDSLPAATIQSLTGDKQINLILGPSTTNLWNGNGVASATRAGGGDGTWTAASTNWNSPSNATGALPDGAYAIFTGATGTVTVDGGAGPVRVSGLQFATDRYRLQGAPITLVPNGGNPPAIVVGDGTYASGQFVDTIDNALQGTSGFVKTGPGSVILNADSSGLTGPILIADGALELNGKLNGPVDIGREVVLAGVGQLGTTTLYPTAVISPGNDGSPIGTLTVNGNLTFGQDTVYRVHADPASSASDRIHVTGIAYLDGSVAHVGPDGNYAPRTTYNILTADGGIQGRFTGVSSAYAFLTPTLSYDPHNAFMTLTRNDVPIGSVGNTGNQSSVGSALDNEAPPVTGSGSSPAGNGGASASGPLGGNGGLAGSVAGAASGTAAGQVAAAVLGMAPDEARSALNMLSGETYASNVSVLQSLGDTVRTLPLAHLRGNLDAHALAGPPTAQWGSPLSDALPRSGAHPVWAQVFGNWRTFGGDGNASRVSQSDGGLFVGGDGAIGGGWRLGGALGYIGSHSSVADVSSRTNVDSYTATLFGGRNVQAGPGHFRFMAGAAYSWHDIGTKRSVAAGSLDQSLESSYHASSAQVFTELGYNLPLGDAYNIEPFAGVAWNQLRTRHFDESGGTAALHGSGNSDDVTSTTLGLRGAWLFGSDRAPGRLTASLGWRHAMGDLTPRQDLAFDGGKTFSVTGVPIARDAAVLGLGAEMTIARNTTAGIAYDAQFGGGNRQQAGVLTLAMRF; this is encoded by the coding sequence ATGTACGCCAAGAAGAAGTGGCTGAAGGCGACGATTGCGTTGAGCGCGTCCTATTGCGGGGCGGGCATGGCGGCGGATTTGACCGTCTCGCCGGGGGATACGCGGGTTTTCGACGGTTCGGCCAGCTTTCCGGGCGGGATCGACGTGAACGGTGGCACGCTGGTGATCGGTGGCAACGGCGGCGGCGCGGGCGTCGCTATCGACGGGAACGTCGCCGCGACCTCGAACGCCATTGTCGGCGGCTTCGGCTCGATCAATGGCGATCTCAGCGTGACGGGCAACGCGCGCGTCGCGCCCGGCTATCCCGTCGGTACGCCAACCGGTGTCTCGAACGGCAACCTCGTGGTCAACGGCAACCTGTCGATGAACAATGCCGCATTCGACTTCGAGACCGGCTATGCCGGGCTGCCTATTACGCAGCCGGGCACCGGCGACAACATCACTGTCCGCGGCGACGCCGCCCTTAACAACACGACGCTGAACGTCTCGGTAAATACCTTGGGCGTCACTGCCGGCTACTACCGGATCCTGACATACGGCGGCACGTTGAGCGGGAACGGCCTGTCGCTGGGTTCGGTCAGCGGCGACTCCTTGCCTGCGGCCACCATCCAATCGCTGACCGGCGACAAGCAGATCAACCTTATCCTCGGCCCGAGCACGACCAACTTGTGGAACGGCAACGGCGTGGCGTCCGCCACCCGAGCCGGCGGCGGCGATGGCACCTGGACCGCCGCCAGCACGAACTGGAATAGTCCAAGCAATGCCACGGGAGCCTTGCCCGATGGCGCATACGCGATTTTCACCGGCGCGACCGGTACGGTGACCGTCGATGGCGGCGCGGGTCCCGTACGCGTATCGGGCCTTCAGTTCGCCACGGACCGATACCGCCTGCAAGGCGCTCCCATCACCCTGGTCCCCAACGGGGGCAACCCGCCTGCCATCGTGGTGGGCGACGGCACCTACGCCTCCGGCCAATTCGTCGATACCATCGACAACGCCTTGCAAGGCACCAGCGGTTTCGTCAAGACCGGACCGGGATCGGTGATCCTGAACGCGGATAGCAGCGGGCTGACCGGCCCCATCCTGATCGCCGACGGCGCCCTGGAATTGAACGGCAAGTTGAACGGTCCCGTCGATATCGGCCGGGAAGTCGTGTTGGCGGGCGTCGGTCAGCTGGGCACCACCACCCTTTATCCCACCGCGGTGATCTCCCCCGGCAATGATGGTTCGCCCATCGGCACGCTTACCGTCAATGGCAACCTCACCTTTGGCCAGGACACCGTCTATCGTGTGCATGCCGATCCGGCCAGCAGCGCGAGCGACCGCATCCACGTCACCGGCATCGCCTACCTGGACGGCAGCGTGGCGCACGTGGGGCCCGACGGCAACTATGCGCCGCGCACGACCTACAACATCCTGACCGCGGATGGCGGCATACAGGGCCGGTTCACGGGCGTCTCGTCAGCGTATGCCTTCCTGACTCCCACGCTCAGCTACGACCCGCACAACGCGTTCATGACGCTTACGCGCAACGACGTGCCGATCGGCAGCGTCGGCAATACGGGCAACCAGAGCAGCGTGGGCAGTGCGCTGGATAACGAAGCGCCACCCGTGACCGGAAGTGGGTCGTCGCCGGCCGGGAATGGCGGTGCCTCGGCCAGCGGTCCGCTCGGCGGCAACGGTGGATTGGCCGGTTCGGTGGCCGGCGCCGCCAGCGGCACCGCCGCCGGGCAGGTGGCGGCCGCGGTGCTTGGCATGGCGCCGGACGAGGCGCGTTCGGCCTTGAACATGCTTTCCGGCGAAACCTATGCGAGCAATGTCAGCGTGTTGCAGAGCCTGGGGGATACCGTGCGCACGCTGCCATTGGCCCATCTGCGCGGCAACCTCGATGCGCACGCGCTGGCAGGGCCGCCCACGGCCCAATGGGGCTCGCCGTTGTCCGACGCCCTGCCGCGCAGCGGCGCCCATCCGGTCTGGGCGCAAGTATTCGGCAACTGGCGCACGTTCGGCGGCGACGGCAACGCATCGCGTGTAAGTCAGTCGGACGGAGGCCTTTTCGTCGGCGGCGACGGCGCGATCGGCGGAGGCTGGCGGCTGGGCGGCGCGCTTGGCTACATCGGCAGCCACAGTTCGGTCGCCGATGTGTCGTCGCGAACCAATGTCGACAGCTATACGGCGACGTTGTTCGGCGGGCGGAACGTCCAAGCCGGACCCGGCCATTTCCGCTTCATGGCCGGCGCGGCCTACAGTTGGCACGATATCGGCACGAAGCGCAGCGTGGCGGCCGGGAGCCTGGACCAGAGCCTCGAGTCGTCCTATCACGCCTCTTCGGCGCAGGTGTTCACCGAACTCGGCTACAACTTGCCGCTGGGCGATGCCTACAACATCGAACCCTTCGCCGGCGTCGCGTGGAACCAGCTGCGCACGCGCCACTTCGATGAGTCGGGCGGTACGGCGGCCTTGCACGGGTCGGGAAATTCCGACGATGTGACCAGCACGACGCTGGGATTGCGCGGCGCGTGGCTGTTCGGATCCGACCGCGCGCCGGGACGTCTGACCGCTTCGCTGGGCTGGCGCCACGCAATGGGCGATTTGACGCCAAGACAGGATCTGGCTTTCGATGGCGGTAAGACGTTCTCCGTGACGGGCGTCCCGATCGCGCGCGACGCCGCCGTACTCGGGCTCGGCGCCGAGATGACCATCGCGCGCAATACGACGGCGGGCATCGCCTACGACGCGCAGTTCGGCGGTGGCAACCGGCAGCAAGCGGGTGTGCTCACGCTCGCGATGCGGTTTTAG
- the murB gene encoding UDP-N-acetylmuramate dehydrogenase, with protein sequence MSNPSASNTDTETLAPIAADLTALNTLGLASAARAYVRLVSPAQLPALTALARQHGRLFVLGGGSNVVLPAHMEGLVAHMAIPGIRLLEARADAWIVEAGAGENWHGFVDTCLRNGWDGLENLALIPGTVGASPVQNIGAYGVELDQRFLGLNAWDVVRGEMVAMSARDCRFAYRDSRFKHDEPGRWAIVSVRFALPRPWRPVLDYPDVKRHPALAGGDSVSARAIFDAVCGIRREKLPDPAVIGNAGSFFKNPIVTAERHAALRQRFPDLVSYAQADGRYKLAAGWLIDRCGWKGRAMGKAGVHDRQALVLVNRGGATAADIMALAEAIRTDVSARYGVELEAEPVRP encoded by the coding sequence ATGTCAAATCCATCGGCGTCCAATACCGATACGGAAACTCTAGCGCCGATCGCGGCGGACCTTACCGCCCTCAACACCTTGGGCCTGGCCTCGGCCGCGCGGGCCTATGTCCGCCTGGTTTCTCCCGCGCAGCTTCCCGCGCTGACCGCCTTGGCGCGGCAACATGGGCGGCTTTTCGTGCTGGGCGGAGGCAGCAATGTCGTGCTTCCCGCGCACATGGAAGGCCTGGTGGCTCATATGGCCATCCCCGGCATTCGCCTGTTGGAAGCCCGCGCCGACGCCTGGATCGTGGAGGCCGGCGCCGGCGAAAACTGGCATGGCTTCGTCGACACCTGCCTGCGCAATGGCTGGGACGGCCTGGAGAACCTCGCCCTGATTCCCGGGACGGTGGGGGCATCGCCGGTGCAGAACATCGGCGCCTATGGCGTGGAGCTGGACCAGCGTTTCCTGGGGTTGAACGCCTGGGACGTGGTGCGTGGGGAGATGGTCGCGATGTCGGCGCGGGATTGCCGCTTTGCCTATCGCGACAGCCGGTTCAAGCACGACGAACCCGGCCGCTGGGCGATCGTGTCGGTGCGCTTCGCGCTGCCGCGGCCATGGCGTCCGGTGCTCGACTATCCGGACGTCAAGCGGCATCCCGCCCTGGCCGGCGGCGATTCCGTGTCGGCTCGCGCCATCTTCGACGCCGTGTGCGGCATCCGGCGCGAGAAGCTGCCGGATCCGGCCGTCATCGGCAACGCGGGCAGCTTCTTCAAAAACCCTATCGTTACCGCGGAACGCCACGCGGCGCTGCGCCAGCGGTTTCCTGACCTGGTGTCCTACGCGCAGGCGGATGGGCGCTACAAGCTGGCGGCGGGCTGGCTGATCGATCGATGCGGATGGAAGGGCCGCGCGATGGGCAAGGCGGGCGTCCACGACCGGCAGGCGCTGGTGCTGGTGAACAGGGGCGGCGCCACCGCCGCCGACATCATGGCCCTGGCCGAGGCCATACGCACGGATGTCAGCGCCAGGTACGGCGTCGAACTCGAAGCGGAGCCGGTGCGGCCCTGA
- the dapB gene encoding 4-hydroxy-tetrahydrodipicolinate reductase: MRIAIAGASGRMGRMLIEAVLGHPDMTLAVALDRAGSDHIGQDAGAFLGRDTGVAITDDTQALANADCLIDFTRPEGTLRHLDVCARHGVKAVIGTTGFDEAGHAAIARAAEKTAIVFAPNMSVGVNATLRLLEVAARILNSGYDVEVFEAHHNKKVDAPSGTALKMGETVAKAWGVELPDVATWTRHGDTGVREPGTIGFSVVRGGDIVGDHTVYFCGIGERVEITHRSSSRATYAQGSLRAADFLRDKTQGLFDMQKVLGL; encoded by the coding sequence ATGCGCATCGCCATTGCCGGCGCCAGCGGCCGGATGGGCCGCATGCTTATCGAAGCGGTGCTCGGCCACCCCGACATGACCCTGGCCGTCGCCCTGGACCGGGCAGGCAGCGACCACATCGGCCAGGACGCCGGCGCCTTCCTGGGGCGCGACACCGGCGTCGCCATCACGGACGACACGCAGGCCCTGGCCAACGCGGATTGCCTGATCGACTTCACGCGCCCGGAAGGCACCCTGCGCCATCTGGATGTCTGTGCGCGGCACGGCGTCAAGGCCGTCATCGGCACCACGGGTTTCGATGAAGCGGGCCACGCCGCCATCGCGCGCGCCGCGGAAAAGACCGCGATCGTCTTCGCGCCCAATATGAGCGTGGGCGTCAATGCCACGCTGCGCCTGCTTGAAGTCGCCGCGCGCATCCTGAATTCCGGCTACGACGTGGAAGTGTTCGAAGCGCATCACAACAAGAAAGTCGACGCGCCGTCCGGCACCGCGCTGAAGATGGGAGAGACCGTCGCCAAGGCCTGGGGCGTGGAATTGCCGGACGTCGCGACCTGGACGCGCCATGGCGACACCGGTGTGCGCGAACCTGGCACCATCGGCTTTTCCGTGGTGCGCGGCGGCGATATCGTGGGCGATCACACCGTGTATTTCTGCGGCATAGGCGAACGCGTCGAAATCACCCATCGCAGCAGCAGCCGCGCCACCTATGCGCAAGGCAGCCTGCGCGCGGCCGACTTCCTGCGCGACAAGACGCAGGGCCTGTTCGACATGCAGAAGGTGCTGGGCCTGTAG
- a CDS encoding outer membrane protein assembly factor BamE, with amino-acid sequence MAIGALAAVLAGCSSDKWGFPYKAPVQQGNWITSEQVALLRPGMTREQVRFALGSPTLTSVLHSDRWDYPYYYKPGYGPTQERKFTVFFENDKLTRWEGDKQPAVQPYQLADGPAGSSGTSVPPPQNPAPASTTPAGPAGGGLPAGVTSSDNSPAAAASSGNAPAQAAPAGGAPAGTSRTAQPGAAQ; translated from the coding sequence ATCGCCATCGGCGCGCTCGCGGCCGTCCTGGCGGGATGCAGCTCCGACAAATGGGGGTTTCCGTATAAGGCGCCGGTTCAGCAGGGCAACTGGATCACCAGCGAACAGGTTGCCCTGTTGCGCCCCGGCATGACGCGGGAACAGGTCCGCTTCGCCCTGGGCAGCCCCACGCTGACCAGCGTGCTGCACTCCGACCGCTGGGACTATCCGTACTACTACAAGCCGGGCTATGGCCCCACGCAGGAACGGAAGTTCACCGTCTTCTTCGAGAACGACAAGCTCACGCGCTGGGAAGGCGACAAGCAGCCGGCCGTCCAGCCCTACCAGCTGGCGGATGGGCCCGCGGGGTCGTCGGGGACCAGCGTTCCTCCGCCGCAGAATCCCGCGCCGGCCAGCACGACGCCTGCCGGACCCGCCGGGGGCGGACTGCCCGCTGGCGTGACCTCCTCGGACAACAGCCCGGCGGCGGCCGCCTCGTCCGGCAACGCGCCGGCTCAGGCCGCGCCCGCCGGCGGGGCCCCCGCCGGAACTTCCCGCACCGCCCAGCCGGGCGCGGCGCAGTAG